The Neorhizobium sp. NCHU2750 genome has a window encoding:
- a CDS encoding ABC transporter permease has product MNRRFKSLAATLSSVFLTLFGLTVLTFLIGRVMPVDPVIAAVGDNAPEDVVRRVRTEMGLDQPIPVQFLHYLNQIAHGDFGMSVLTKNPVSTDIARFFPATFELATAALLLAALIGIPLGVWAAVRQGSLTDQAIRVVCLAGHSVPVFMLSLISLLIFYSWLGIAPGPGRQDIIYDGMIDPVTGILTIDTLIAGDVGAFWDALAHMAQPVIILAYFSMAYIARMTRAFMIDALKGEYVITARAKGLSLTKVIWGHAFPTVAVQLVTVIALTYAGLLEGAVVTETVFSWPGIGQYLTTSLMNADMNPVIGTTLLIGLIYVGLNLIADILYRVLDPRVK; this is encoded by the coding sequence GTGAACAGACGTTTCAAGAGCCTTGCAGCAACGCTGAGCAGCGTCTTCCTGACGCTGTTCGGCCTGACTGTCCTGACATTCCTCATCGGCCGGGTGATGCCGGTCGACCCAGTCATCGCTGCCGTCGGCGACAATGCTCCCGAGGATGTCGTTCGTCGCGTGCGCACTGAAATGGGCCTCGACCAGCCCATTCCGGTGCAGTTCCTGCATTACCTGAACCAGATCGCGCATGGCGATTTCGGCATGTCGGTCCTGACCAAGAACCCGGTTTCGACCGATATCGCCCGTTTCTTCCCGGCAACCTTCGAGCTTGCCACCGCAGCACTGCTGCTGGCGGCCCTGATCGGTATTCCGCTCGGCGTATGGGCCGCTGTCCGCCAAGGCTCGCTGACCGACCAAGCGATCCGCGTCGTCTGCCTTGCCGGCCATTCGGTGCCGGTCTTCATGCTGTCGCTGATCTCGCTGCTGATCTTCTATTCCTGGCTCGGTATCGCCCCCGGCCCCGGCCGCCAGGACATCATCTATGACGGCATGATCGACCCGGTCACCGGCATCCTGACGATCGATACGCTGATTGCCGGTGATGTCGGTGCCTTCTGGGATGCGCTGGCGCATATGGCCCAGCCGGTCATCATCCTTGCCTATTTCTCGATGGCCTATATCGCCCGCATGACGCGCGCCTTCATGATCGATGCGTTGAAGGGCGAATATGTCATCACCGCCCGCGCCAAAGGCCTGTCGCTGACCAAGGTCATCTGGGGGCATGCGTTCCCGACGGTCGCCGTCCAGCTCGTCACCGTCATCGCACTGACCTATGCCGGTCTCCTTGAAGGCGCGGTCGTCACCGAGACCGTGTTCTCCTGGCCGGGCATCGGCCAGTATCTGACCACGTCGCTGATGAATGCGGACATGAACCCGGTCATCGGCACCACACTTCTGATCGGCCTGATCTATGTCGGCCTCAACCTGATTGCGGACATTCTCTACCGCGTCCTCGATCCACGGGTGAAATGA
- a CDS encoding ABC transporter ATP-binding protein, whose amino-acid sequence MTIEIDNLRISFGDKQVVKGVSFNVAKGASFGIVGESGSGKSTVLRAMAGLNNDWSGRIAFSGENAPLKRPPAFFRKVQMVFQDPYGSLHPRQTIDRILSELPLVHGMDNIDERIAKVLSAVALPQTARFRYPHQLSGGQRQRVAIARALIAEPEVLLLDEPTSALDVSVQAEILNLLADLRAERNLTYVMVSHNLSVITHLCTEVGVMIDGNMVEQVTAENLRLGNVNHAHTRELRSLSVELEEPA is encoded by the coding sequence ATGACGATCGAGATCGACAACCTGCGCATCTCCTTCGGTGACAAGCAAGTCGTCAAGGGCGTGTCCTTCAATGTTGCCAAGGGCGCAAGCTTCGGCATCGTCGGCGAAAGCGGCTCGGGCAAATCCACCGTCCTGCGCGCCATGGCCGGCCTCAACAACGACTGGTCCGGCCGTATCGCCTTTTCCGGCGAGAACGCCCCGCTGAAGCGCCCGCCGGCCTTCTTCCGCAAGGTGCAGATGGTGTTCCAGGACCCCTACGGCTCGCTGCATCCGCGCCAGACGATCGACCGCATCCTGTCGGAACTGCCGCTCGTTCACGGCATGGACAATATCGACGAGCGGATCGCCAAGGTGCTGTCGGCCGTTGCCCTGCCGCAGACCGCGCGCTTCCGCTATCCGCACCAACTCTCCGGTGGCCAGCGCCAGCGTGTCGCGATTGCCCGCGCGCTGATTGCCGAGCCGGAGGTGCTGCTGCTCGACGAGCCGACCTCGGCGCTCGACGTGTCGGTTCAGGCGGAAATTCTCAACCTTCTGGCCGATCTGCGGGCAGAGCGGAACCTCACCTATGTGATGGTCAGCCACAATCTCAGCGTCATCACCCATCTTTGCACCGAGGTGGGCGTGATGATCGATGGCAACATGGTTGAACAGGTCACCGCCGAGAACCTGAGGCTCGGCAATGTCAATCACGCTCACACTCGCGAGTTGCGCAGTCTGAGTGTGGAACTCGAAGAACCGGCCTGA
- a CDS encoding ABC transporter substrate-binding protein: MVSRRNFLIGGAALPFLSYLDLAETVFAATPKDILVAAQQLDNMTSLDPHEGFEAVGGEMISNMYQKLVRANSDNPDQVQPVLAASWEADADNKVFTFKLADAKFSSGADVTADDVAFSLQRAIKMNKSPAFIISQFGFTADNVEARIVAKDAKTVTLTTEKPTAISFLLFCLSANIGAIVEKKTVLANEANGDFGNAWLQKNSAGSGPFKLQAWKASESITLTLNEHGPYKGNLKRVIIRHVVDPSSQMLMLQKGDVDIARDLTSEQLKALQSDDNIAMVRKQIASLVLISLNQNNANLAKPQVWQAVKWALDYEGMQKNIVPLTHAVHQSMEPAGFPGTVSDTPFQKNVAKAKALMAEAGLADGFDITMDHYSAQPYPDLAQAIQANLAEIGIRVKLQSAENRQVLTKMRARQHEMALSAWGTDYFDPNSNAEVFCINKDNSDNAKNKSFAWRSSFKSDEFTAKAEAARDEKDPAKRLELYGVLQRDFMQNSPFAVIFQTTKTAACRKTVNGFQLGVLSEGNSYLETSKA, encoded by the coding sequence ATGGTATCAAGACGCAACTTTCTGATCGGCGGCGCAGCCCTGCCCTTCCTGTCCTATCTCGATCTGGCCGAAACCGTCTTTGCCGCCACGCCGAAGGATATTCTCGTCGCTGCCCAGCAGCTCGACAACATGACCAGCCTCGATCCGCATGAGGGGTTCGAGGCCGTCGGCGGCGAAATGATCAGCAACATGTATCAGAAGCTGGTGCGCGCCAATAGCGACAATCCCGATCAGGTCCAGCCGGTGCTCGCTGCATCCTGGGAGGCCGATGCCGACAACAAGGTGTTCACCTTCAAGCTCGCCGATGCCAAGTTTTCTTCCGGCGCGGACGTCACGGCTGACGACGTGGCTTTCTCGCTGCAGCGCGCCATCAAGATGAACAAGAGCCCGGCCTTCATCATCAGCCAGTTCGGCTTTACTGCCGACAATGTCGAGGCACGCATCGTCGCAAAGGACGCAAAGACTGTCACGCTTACGACCGAAAAGCCGACCGCGATCTCCTTCCTGCTGTTCTGCTTGTCGGCCAATATCGGCGCGATCGTGGAGAAGAAGACGGTTCTCGCAAACGAAGCCAATGGCGATTTCGGCAATGCCTGGCTGCAGAAGAACAGCGCCGGTTCCGGCCCGTTCAAGCTGCAGGCCTGGAAGGCGTCCGAAAGCATCACCCTGACGCTCAACGAGCATGGCCCCTACAAGGGTAACCTGAAGCGCGTCATCATCCGCCATGTCGTCGATCCGTCGTCGCAGATGCTGATGCTGCAGAAGGGCGATGTCGATATTGCCCGTGACCTGACCTCCGAACAACTGAAGGCGCTGCAGTCCGACGACAACATCGCCATGGTCCGCAAGCAGATTGCCTCGCTGGTGCTGATCTCGCTCAACCAGAACAATGCCAACCTTGCCAAGCCGCAGGTCTGGCAGGCGGTGAAATGGGCGCTCGACTATGAGGGCATGCAGAAGAACATCGTGCCCTTGACCCATGCCGTCCACCAGAGCATGGAACCGGCAGGCTTCCCCGGCACGGTCAGCGATACGCCGTTCCAGAAGAACGTTGCCAAGGCCAAGGCACTGATGGCCGAGGCCGGCCTCGCCGATGGCTTCGACATCACCATGGACCATTATTCGGCGCAGCCCTATCCGGATCTCGCCCAGGCCATCCAGGCGAACCTTGCTGAAATCGGCATCCGCGTGAAGCTGCAGTCGGCTGAAAACAGGCAGGTCCTGACCAAGATGCGTGCCCGCCAGCACGAAATGGCGCTGTCCGCATGGGGCACGGACTATTTCGATCCGAACTCCAATGCCGAAGTCTTCTGCATCAACAAGGACAATTCGGATAACGCCAAGAACAAGTCCTTCGCCTGGCGCTCGAGCTTCAAGAGCGACGAGTTTACTGCCAAGGCGGAAGCTGCCCGCGACGAGAAGGATCCGGCAAAGCGCCTGGAACTCTATGGGGTCCTGCAGCGCGACTTCATGCAGAACAGCCCGTTCGCGGTGATATTCCAGACGACGAAGACGGCTGCCTGCCGCAAGACAGTCAACGGCTTCCAGCTCGGCGTCCTGTCGGAAGGCAATTCCTACCTGGAGACCAGCAAGGCGTGA
- a CDS encoding dipeptidase produces the protein MLNNSLPIFDGHNDVLLRLRRSASPDPAKRFLQGEDVGHIDLPRARAGGLAGGLCAVYVPSPSMTKDANGDFPRPEQPSALNETLAMARLLFDIEAQSDGAVTVCRSAGDIRRSIETGSFAAVFHIEGAEAIAGDLDALHVLHQAGLRTLGPVWSRPNIFAYGVPFRYPSSPDIGPGLSDTGKDLIRACNELKIMIDLSHMNEAGFWDIARLSKAPLVASHSNVHALCQHSRNLTDRQLDAIRDTGGLAGINFGVLFLRDDGVKDPNTSLDLLVRHVAYIAERIGIDHVALGSDFDGTTIPAELKDASGLPRLVDALRRHGFNDAELAKITHQNWISVLERSWTA, from the coding sequence ATGCTGAACAATTCGCTCCCGATCTTCGATGGCCATAACGACGTGTTGCTGCGCCTGCGCCGCAGCGCAAGCCCTGATCCGGCGAAGCGTTTTCTTCAAGGCGAGGATGTGGGGCATATCGATTTGCCGCGCGCCCGCGCCGGCGGTCTGGCCGGTGGTCTCTGCGCCGTCTACGTGCCCTCGCCGAGCATGACCAAGGATGCCAATGGCGACTTTCCGAGACCCGAACAGCCATCAGCGCTCAACGAAACGCTCGCCATGGCGCGGCTACTGTTCGATATCGAGGCACAATCGGATGGCGCAGTGACGGTATGCCGCAGCGCTGGCGACATTCGCCGGTCGATCGAGACAGGCAGTTTTGCCGCCGTCTTCCATATCGAGGGCGCCGAAGCCATCGCCGGAGATCTGGATGCGCTACACGTTCTGCATCAGGCCGGCCTGCGCACGCTTGGTCCGGTGTGGAGCCGTCCGAACATCTTCGCCTATGGCGTGCCCTTCCGCTATCCATCCTCGCCGGATATCGGCCCAGGCCTTAGCGACACCGGCAAGGACCTGATCCGCGCCTGCAACGAGCTGAAGATCATGATCGACCTGTCGCACATGAACGAAGCCGGATTCTGGGATATCGCCAGGCTTTCTAAGGCGCCGCTCGTCGCCTCGCATTCCAACGTGCATGCGCTCTGCCAGCACAGCCGCAACCTGACCGATCGCCAGCTTGATGCGATCCGCGACACGGGAGGCCTTGCCGGCATCAATTTCGGCGTGCTGTTCCTGCGCGACGACGGGGTCAAGGATCCGAATACCAGCCTCGACCTTCTGGTGCGCCACGTCGCCTATATCGCCGAGCGTATCGGCATCGATCACGTGGCACTGGGCTCGGATTTCGACGGCACGACCATTCCGGCCGAGTTGAAGGATGCAAGCGGCCTGCCGCGCCTTGTCGATGCACTGCGTCGCCACGGCTTCAACGATGCCGAACTCGCCAAGATCACCCACCAGAACTGGATCTCGGTACTGGAGCGCAGCTGGACGGCATGA
- a CDS encoding serine hydrolase domain-containing protein, translated as MSITTNWDRAQQAVKKFSGSWGAAEPGGAVIGFDAGGIRFAEVGGVESLSTMAPFSADTVVRYASVTKHAFCAMVLLHPEAISLDDKLGQHLPKLQEPMASVTVGRALDMSGGLPDTRECLSLLGLSVYTETKAGPLLEFLARQRRLNYEAGTEVSYSNTGYRLVEAALERKGLFFRDFIRDAGARAGAVLDAPDVWNDAVAGLVPGYWHDGEKWQLSAAGLHISASGSMTGSAASLANWLRLLLSGNAPFDGTLDRLATPRALSDGRESGYGLGLRRTILGGRQFTGHGGSHPGYKTYFLLDRENRLGFVVVSNREDTNGNKIAQEGMAALLDLPLPVPSSALTDGLYVTETGTFWAEVKGSTVTWLDADETVYEDTDGYVSSFSASSPMRLKMDGEAIVGQIGHPARRLRPAVDTGVPATLSGRWFSDEGAMFEIDGDTVIMGVGPVRHRMPLKVLGGGRFLFTLKDGPWTKRVCLHVLTDTRVELVLSRARMIEYHRAG; from the coding sequence ATGTCGATCACGACCAATTGGGACAGGGCGCAACAGGCCGTCAAGAAATTTTCTGGCAGCTGGGGGGCCGCAGAGCCCGGTGGTGCCGTGATCGGCTTCGACGCGGGCGGCATCCGTTTTGCCGAAGTCGGCGGCGTCGAGAGCCTCTCGACCATGGCCCCCTTCTCCGCCGATACGGTGGTTCGCTACGCCTCGGTGACCAAGCATGCCTTCTGCGCGATGGTTCTGTTACATCCCGAGGCCATCTCCCTCGACGACAAGCTCGGCCAGCATCTTCCCAAGCTTCAGGAGCCGATGGCAAGCGTCACCGTCGGCCGGGCACTCGATATGAGCGGCGGCCTGCCGGACACGCGCGAATGCCTGTCGCTGCTTGGCCTCTCGGTCTATACCGAGACCAAGGCTGGTCCGCTCCTGGAATTTCTCGCGCGTCAGAGACGCCTGAATTACGAGGCCGGCACCGAGGTTTCCTATTCCAATACGGGTTATCGGCTGGTCGAGGCAGCGCTTGAGCGCAAGGGCCTGTTCTTCCGCGACTTCATCCGCGATGCGGGCGCCAGGGCCGGTGCGGTGCTCGATGCCCCCGATGTCTGGAACGATGCCGTTGCCGGTCTCGTCCCCGGCTATTGGCATGACGGCGAAAAGTGGCAGCTGTCCGCCGCCGGCCTGCATATCTCCGCCTCCGGCAGCATGACGGGCAGCGCCGCAAGCCTTGCCAACTGGCTGCGCCTGCTGCTCTCGGGCAACGCCCCCTTCGACGGCACGCTTGATCGCCTCGCCACACCGCGTGCGCTCTCGGACGGTCGCGAGAGCGGTTACGGGCTTGGCCTGCGCCGCACCATTCTGGGCGGCCGGCAGTTCACCGGTCACGGCGGATCGCATCCCGGCTACAAGACCTATTTCCTGCTCGATCGGGAAAACCGGCTGGGCTTCGTCGTCGTCTCCAACCGCGAGGACACCAATGGCAACAAGATTGCCCAGGAGGGCATGGCAGCGCTCCTCGACCTTCCCCTGCCCGTCCCTTCCTCTGCGCTGACGGATGGCCTTTACGTCACCGAGACCGGCACCTTCTGGGCCGAGGTCAAGGGCTCGACCGTCACCTGGCTCGATGCGGACGAGACTGTCTACGAAGACACAGACGGTTATGTTTCCTCCTTCTCCGCCTCCTCGCCCATGCGCCTGAAAATGGATGGCGAGGCCATTGTCGGCCAGATCGGTCATCCGGCTCGCCGCCTTCGGCCTGCCGTCGATACGGGGGTTCCGGCCACGCTTTCCGGCCGCTGGTTCTCCGATGAAGGAGCCATGTTCGAAATCGATGGCGATACCGTCATCATGGGCGTCGGCCCCGTCCGACACCGCATGCCGCTCAAAGTACTTGGCGGCGGGCGTTTTCTATTCACGCTGAAGGATGGGCCGTGGACGAAGCGGGTTTGCCTGCATGTCCTCACCGATACGCGTGTCGAGCTGGTGTTGTCGCGTGCGCGGATGATCGAATATCACCGCGCCGGATGA
- a CDS encoding ABC transporter ATP-binding protein, translating into MLVDIQNLKIGFKSRTGFNQAVKGVSLKLGTEKLGIVGESGSGKSLTARALMKLLPTQTVIEADKLEFDGIDIRSASEKQMRTIRGKRAGFILQDPKYSLNPVKTIGSQVAEAWRTHKGGSKRAALEAAINLLEQVKIRDPKKVAGSYPHEVSGGMGQRVMIAMMLAPDPELLIADEPTSALDATVQAEILRLIEELVSERGMGLLLISHDLPLVSHFCDRVAVMYAGHVMEELKASDLLSAQHPYTRGLLNCMPSLMHPKERLPVLTRDPEWLK; encoded by the coding sequence ATGCTGGTCGATATTCAAAACCTCAAGATCGGCTTCAAGTCGCGCACCGGCTTTAATCAGGCAGTCAAGGGCGTATCGCTGAAGCTCGGCACCGAAAAGCTCGGCATCGTCGGCGAAAGCGGCTCGGGCAAGAGCCTCACCGCACGCGCACTGATGAAGCTTCTACCCACCCAGACCGTCATCGAGGCGGACAAGCTGGAATTCGATGGCATCGACATCCGCTCGGCGTCTGAAAAGCAGATGCGCACGATCCGCGGCAAGCGGGCCGGCTTCATCCTGCAGGACCCGAAATATTCGCTGAACCCGGTCAAGACGATCGGCAGCCAGGTTGCCGAAGCATGGCGCACCCACAAGGGCGGCAGCAAGCGGGCAGCCCTTGAGGCTGCGATCAACCTTCTCGAACAGGTAAAGATCCGCGACCCGAAAAAGGTAGCAGGCTCCTATCCGCACGAAGTCTCCGGCGGCATGGGCCAGCGCGTCATGATCGCCATGATGCTCGCGCCCGATCCGGAACTCTTGATCGCCGACGAACCGACTTCGGCGCTTGATGCCACGGTTCAGGCCGAAATCCTGCGCCTCATCGAGGAACTGGTCTCGGAACGCGGCATGGGTCTGCTTCTCATCAGCCACGACCTGCCGCTCGTCTCGCATTTCTGCGATCGCGTCGCCGTCATGTATGCCGGCCATGTGATGGAAGAACTGAAGGCGTCGGACCTGCTCTCCGCGCAGCATCCCTATACGCGCGGCCTGCTCAACTGCATGCCGTCGCTGATGCACCCCAAGGAGCGCCTGCCCGTCCTTACCCGTGATCCGGAGTGGCTGAAATGA
- a CDS encoding D-amino-acid transaminase, with amino-acid sequence MPAATPRTVYLNGTFLPENEAHISIFDRGFLFGDGIYEVTAVLDGKLIDSPLHMARLERSVREIGGTLPISTDEIVAIEKRLIEDNRLTEGVVYLQYTRGAEDRNFLYSENLQPTLLLFTQAKTLEHVAAVEKGLKVKVVPDQRWERRDIKTVCLLPQVLAKRIAKAGGCDEAWMVEDGFVTEGASSTAYIITHDDKIITRANGNATLPGCTRLAVLDLAREQGLTIEERPFTVAEAMAAREACLTSASNFIVPITVIDGKPVGDGNPGAMFKRLRVLYMENARRTAV; translated from the coding sequence ATGCCTGCTGCAACGCCCCGCACCGTCTATCTCAACGGCACCTTTCTGCCCGAGAACGAAGCCCATATCTCGATCTTCGATCGCGGCTTTCTGTTTGGTGACGGCATCTATGAAGTGACCGCCGTTCTCGACGGGAAACTGATCGACAGCCCGCTCCATATGGCGCGCCTCGAGCGCAGCGTGCGCGAAATCGGCGGCACCTTGCCGATCTCGACCGACGAGATCGTCGCAATCGAAAAGCGCCTGATCGAAGACAACAGGCTGACCGAAGGCGTCGTCTACCTGCAGTACACTCGTGGCGCCGAGGACCGTAACTTCCTCTATTCGGAAAATCTGCAGCCGACGCTGCTTCTCTTTACCCAGGCAAAGACGCTGGAACATGTCGCCGCCGTCGAGAAGGGCCTGAAGGTCAAGGTCGTCCCGGATCAGCGGTGGGAACGCCGCGATATCAAGACCGTCTGCCTGCTGCCGCAGGTTCTTGCCAAGCGTATCGCCAAGGCAGGAGGCTGCGACGAGGCATGGATGGTCGAAGACGGGTTCGTGACCGAAGGCGCCTCCTCCACCGCCTATATCATCACCCATGACGACAAGATCATCACCCGCGCCAACGGCAATGCCACGCTGCCGGGCTGCACGCGTCTTGCCGTGCTGGATCTTGCCCGCGAACAAGGCCTGACCATCGAAGAGCGGCCTTTCACGGTTGCAGAAGCCATGGCCGCGCGCGAAGCCTGCCTGACCAGCGCTTCCAACTTCATCGTGCCGATCACTGTGATCGACGGAAAGCCGGTTGGCGACGGCAACCCCGGCGCGATGTTCAAGCGCCTGCGCGTACTCTACATGGAAAATGCCCGCAGAACCGCCGTGTGA
- the nikC gene encoding nickel transporter permease, with product MMIATFRNWALDESPSSRRQAAWGNRYRIWLNLRGNLLGMVGLTIILAFIAIAILAPLLATHDPAVQDLGNRLAAPSAQHWFGTDQLGRDIYSRLVYGGRVTLGMVIAVVVLVAPIGLAIGCIAGYFGGIVDMILMRITDIFLAFPRLVLALAFVAALTPGIESAVLAIALTAWPPYARMARAETLTVRGSDFIAAYRLTGASSWRIIFRHILPLCVPTLIVRVTLDMSSIIITAASLGFLGMGAQPPSPEWGAMIATAKRFIFEQWWVAAIPGIAIFLVSLAFNFLGDALRDVLDPKGN from the coding sequence ATGATGATCGCCACCTTCCGAAACTGGGCGTTGGATGAAAGCCCGTCCTCGCGCCGACAGGCCGCCTGGGGCAACCGGTATCGCATCTGGCTGAACCTTCGGGGCAACCTGCTCGGCATGGTCGGCCTGACGATCATTCTCGCCTTTATCGCCATTGCCATCCTTGCGCCGCTGCTCGCCACCCATGATCCGGCAGTCCAGGATCTCGGCAACCGCCTTGCTGCGCCAAGCGCGCAGCACTGGTTCGGTACTGACCAACTGGGCCGCGATATCTATTCGCGTCTCGTCTATGGTGGCCGCGTCACGCTCGGCATGGTCATCGCCGTCGTCGTGCTGGTTGCGCCGATCGGTCTCGCCATCGGCTGCATCGCCGGTTATTTCGGCGGCATCGTCGACATGATCCTGATGCGCATCACCGACATTTTCCTCGCCTTCCCGCGCCTCGTTCTGGCGCTGGCCTTCGTCGCTGCGCTGACGCCGGGTATCGAAAGCGCCGTGCTGGCCATCGCGCTTACCGCTTGGCCGCCCTATGCCCGCATGGCGCGCGCCGAAACCCTGACGGTGCGCGGCAGCGACTTCATCGCCGCCTATCGCCTGACCGGTGCATCATCCTGGCGCATCATCTTCCGCCATATCCTGCCGCTTTGCGTGCCGACCCTGATCGTCCGTGTCACGCTCGACATGTCATCGATCATCATCACCGCCGCGTCGCTCGGCTTCCTCGGCATGGGCGCACAGCCGCCCTCGCCGGAATGGGGTGCGATGATCGCCACCGCCAAGCGTTTCATCTTCGAACAATGGTGGGTTGCAGCCATCCCCGGCATTGCCATCTTCCTCGTCTCGCTCGCCTTCAACTTCCTTGGCGATGCGCTGCGCGACGTGCTGGATCCGAAGGGGAACTGA
- a CDS encoding LysR family transcriptional regulator, whose protein sequence is MDQWNGLTAFVRTADRGSFAASARLLGISASAVGKSVSGLEKQLGVRLFQRSTRSLRLTEEGKDFYERCRRILDDLDDAQASLAKAVSAPRGRLRVSIPLVSYHLLLPLIPEFVALYPEVELDLDFTDRIVDLIEEGVDVAIRSGDLADSRLMSRSIRPFQMALCAAPSYLERFGTPQHPRELENHLAIRFRFPNSGKVQDWPFSSPADQGEPKPRTVITCNNMEALRGATISGLGIGCMPDFLAKSPIANGQMVAILGDYLDGPARFHLVWPSNRHLSPKVRVFVDFASERLLTADLTFLTPKGR, encoded by the coding sequence ATGGATCAATGGAATGGCCTGACGGCCTTCGTTCGAACGGCCGATCGCGGCAGCTTCGCAGCATCTGCAAGGCTGTTGGGCATATCGGCATCGGCGGTTGGAAAATCCGTTTCCGGTCTGGAAAAGCAGCTTGGCGTCAGGCTGTTTCAGCGGTCGACGCGCAGCCTGCGACTGACAGAAGAAGGCAAGGATTTCTACGAGCGATGCCGACGCATACTTGATGATCTCGATGATGCCCAGGCTTCCCTTGCCAAGGCCGTCAGCGCTCCGAGAGGGCGACTGAGGGTCAGCATTCCATTGGTCAGCTACCATCTGCTTCTGCCGCTCATTCCGGAATTCGTTGCCCTCTACCCCGAGGTCGAACTGGATCTGGATTTCACCGATCGCATCGTCGATCTCATCGAGGAAGGCGTGGACGTCGCCATCCGCAGTGGCGATCTGGCCGATTCGAGGCTGATGTCGAGATCCATCCGGCCGTTTCAGATGGCGCTATGTGCGGCTCCGTCCTATCTTGAGCGGTTTGGCACTCCCCAGCATCCACGCGAATTGGAGAACCATCTGGCCATTCGCTTCCGCTTCCCCAATAGCGGCAAGGTTCAGGACTGGCCATTTTCGTCACCGGCGGATCAAGGCGAACCGAAGCCACGAACGGTCATCACCTGCAACAACATGGAGGCCCTGCGCGGCGCGACGATCAGCGGTCTCGGAATCGGCTGCATGCCGGATTTCCTGGCAAAATCCCCGATCGCCAATGGCCAGATGGTGGCGATCCTCGGAGATTATCTGGATGGCCCGGCAAGGTTTCATCTGGTCTGGCCGTCCAACCGTCATCTATCTCCCAAGGTGCGGGTCTTCGTCGATTTCGCCAGCGAACGCCTTCTGACCGCGGATCTGACATTTCTCACGCCGAAAGGACGATAG
- a CDS encoding LysR substrate-binding domain-containing protein: MEVKWLEDFLALAGTLNFSKAAEERHVTQSAFSRRIRQLEAWVGTSLIDRATYPSRLTEAGERFVPVAEQTLQGLYHARRNLQHEDGNDARKVTLTALHTLSFTFFPAWLTRLSNELGPITSHMRPDSGSMEENLNSLVDGDSDFLLTYQNLHVPMLLDPQFEHHTLGAETIIPVSAPAPEGGPQHRIEPGFAHVSYQKTSFFGQLVAGALSDRLPPDERVHVGSHSVGLKAMVMAGWGIAWIPESLVAAEIAAGRLTRAADPEWDLQVEIRLYRSKENRRPIVKRIWDLLPGA, translated from the coding sequence GTGGAAGTCAAATGGCTTGAGGATTTCCTGGCTTTGGCCGGGACGCTCAATTTTTCCAAGGCGGCGGAAGAGCGTCATGTCACCCAGTCGGCCTTCAGCCGGCGGATCCGGCAGCTGGAAGCCTGGGTCGGCACCAGCCTGATCGATCGCGCCACCTACCCCTCACGCTTGACCGAGGCCGGAGAGCGGTTCGTGCCGGTTGCCGAGCAGACCCTGCAGGGACTCTATCACGCTCGCCGCAACCTGCAGCACGAAGACGGCAACGATGCCCGCAAGGTAACGCTGACCGCGCTGCATACGCTGTCCTTCACATTCTTTCCCGCATGGCTGACGCGGCTCAGCAATGAACTCGGGCCGATCACATCCCACATGCGCCCCGATTCCGGCAGCATGGAGGAAAATCTCAATTCGCTGGTGGATGGCGATTCCGATTTCCTGCTGACCTACCAGAACCTGCACGTACCGATGCTGCTCGATCCCCAGTTCGAACATCACACGCTGGGCGCCGAGACGATCATACCGGTCAGTGCCCCTGCCCCGGAAGGCGGACCGCAACACCGGATCGAACCGGGTTTTGCCCATGTCAGCTATCAGAAGACATCCTTCTTCGGACAATTGGTGGCCGGCGCCCTGTCCGACCGATTGCCCCCCGACGAACGGGTTCATGTCGGCAGCCATTCGGTCGGGCTCAAGGCCATGGTGATGGCGGGCTGGGGAATTGCCTGGATACCGGAAAGCCTCGTCGCTGCCGAGATCGCGGCCGGACGGCTCACCCGTGCCGCCGATCCGGAATGGGATCTGCAGGTCGAGATCAGGCTCTACCGGTCGAAGGAAAACCGCAGGCCGATCGTCAAGCGGATCTGGGATCTCTTGCCCGGCGCATGA